In Pseudomonas sp. MYb327, one DNA window encodes the following:
- the purC gene encoding phosphoribosylaminoimidazolesuccinocarboxamide synthase produces MEKREELYRGKAKSVYKTDDANRLILLFRNDTSAFDGKRIEQLDRKGMVNNKFNAFIMQKLEAAGVPTQFDKLLGDNECLVKKLDMIPVECVVRNYAAGSLVKRLGVEEGMKLNPYTFELFLKDDAKGDPFINESHVVAFGWGTAEQLVRMKELSLKVNEVLSKLFDDAGLLLVDFKLEFGVFHDGSIVLGDEFSPDGCRLWDKATKKKMDKDRFRQGLGDVIEAYEEVANRLGVPL; encoded by the coding sequence ATGGAAAAACGTGAAGAACTCTACCGCGGCAAAGCCAAGTCGGTTTACAAGACCGACGACGCTAACCGTCTGATCCTGCTGTTTCGCAACGACACTTCGGCGTTCGACGGCAAGCGCATCGAGCAGCTCGACCGCAAAGGCATGGTGAACAACAAGTTCAACGCCTTCATCATGCAGAAACTCGAAGCGGCCGGCGTGCCGACCCAGTTCGACAAGCTGCTGGGCGACAACGAGTGCCTGGTCAAGAAGCTGGACATGATCCCGGTCGAATGCGTCGTGCGTAACTACGCCGCCGGCAGCCTGGTCAAGCGTCTGGGCGTTGAAGAAGGCATGAAGCTCAACCCTTACACCTTCGAACTGTTCCTGAAGGACGACGCCAAGGGCGACCCGTTCATCAACGAATCCCACGTCGTGGCATTCGGTTGGGGCACCGCCGAGCAACTGGTTCGCATGAAAGAACTGTCGCTCAAGGTCAACGAAGTGTTGAGCAAACTGTTCGACGACGCGGGCCTGCTGCTGGTCGACTTCAAACTGGAATTCGGCGTGTTCCACGACGGCTCCATCGTCCTGGGCGACGAATTCAGCCCGGACGGCTGCCGTCTGTGGGACAAGGCCACCAAGAAGAAAATGGACAAGGACCGCTTCCGTCAGGGCCTCGGTGACGTCATTGAGGCCTACGAAGAAGTCGCCAATCGTCTGGGCGTACCGCTTTAA
- a CDS encoding MBL fold metallo-hydrolase, which produces MRFAVLGSGSQGNGTLIASADTYVLVDCGFSLRETEKRLLRLGVNPAQLSAILVTHEHADHVHGVGLLSRRYNLPVYLSRGTLRGMRKPIEPAGFLAGGEQLQVGNLSIGVIAVAHDAQEPTQYVFSDGERRFGLLTDLGSYCNKVLDGYRDLDALMIEANHCRDMLARGHYPYFLKQRVGGELGHLNNHQAAFLVAELGWQGLQHLVLAHLSSKNNLPQLARQCFVDTLGCDPDWLQLADQDSGLDWRHIA; this is translated from the coding sequence ATGCGTTTTGCCGTTCTCGGCAGCGGTAGCCAAGGGAACGGCACGCTGATAGCCAGTGCTGATACGTATGTGCTGGTGGATTGTGGTTTCTCTTTGAGAGAAACCGAAAAACGCCTGCTGCGCCTGGGTGTGAACCCTGCGCAGTTGAGCGCGATACTCGTGACCCACGAACATGCCGACCACGTGCATGGCGTGGGTTTGCTGTCTCGGCGCTACAATCTGCCTGTCTACCTCAGTCGCGGCACCCTGCGCGGGATGCGCAAACCGATTGAACCCGCGGGCTTCCTGGCCGGCGGCGAGCAACTGCAAGTCGGCAACTTGAGCATCGGTGTCATTGCCGTGGCCCACGATGCGCAGGAGCCGACGCAATATGTCTTCAGTGACGGTGAACGGCGTTTTGGCCTGTTGACCGACCTGGGTTCGTATTGCAACAAGGTGCTGGATGGCTATCGGGATCTCGATGCTCTGATGATCGAAGCCAATCATTGCCGTGACATGCTGGCTCGCGGTCACTACCCGTACTTCCTGAAGCAGCGGGTGGGCGGTGAACTGGGACATTTGAACAACCATCAGGCGGCATTCCTGGTGGCCGAGTTGGGCTGGCAAGGCCTGCAACATTTGGTCCTGGCCCATCTGAGCAGCAAGAACAACCTGCCGCAGCTGGCCCGGCAATGTTTTGTCGACACCCTCGGGTGCGACCCGGACTGGCTGCAACTGGCCGATCAAGATTCAGGGCTCGACTGGCGACACATCGCCTAG
- the bamC gene encoding outer membrane protein assembly factor BamC yields the protein MKRLAGLSALALIISSTSGCGWIWGPEGYFRDRGSDYLEAQQTAPMQLPPDITTAKRLDPLLPIPRNVADDTAKGEYVVPRPQPLTAAADASAYTMQKSGDSRWILAQNPPAEAWPVAVQFFQDNGFRLDEQRPQTGEFTTTWQHSDELSAAMAKRLDAAGVASDGEIRARVRIEPGVQRNTSEIYVVTAERPAGSTADVAFTNRSVNTGLDAALVDDMLASMSRISEKGGSVSMLASRDFDTPNRVSLSEDGSGNPVLNVGSDLDRAWSSVGRALEQGEWRVEDINRSLGLYYINLAEKAEKKDDKPGFFSSLFGSTPNKEEVEARAERYQVRLSKVGESVQVTVEKNINTVAPADVARKVLSVIQDNLG from the coding sequence ATGAAGCGATTGGCCGGACTTTCCGCACTTGCCTTGATTATCTCCAGCACCAGTGGCTGCGGATGGATCTGGGGCCCGGAAGGTTATTTCCGTGACCGTGGTAGCGATTACCTGGAAGCGCAACAAACTGCACCGATGCAACTGCCACCGGATATCACCACCGCCAAGCGTCTGGATCCACTGTTGCCAATTCCGCGCAATGTGGCCGATGACACCGCCAAGGGTGAATACGTCGTTCCTCGTCCGCAGCCGTTGACGGCCGCTGCCGATGCCAGCGCCTACACCATGCAGAAGAGCGGTGATTCGCGCTGGATCCTGGCGCAGAACCCACCGGCGGAAGCCTGGCCAGTGGCCGTTCAGTTCTTCCAGGACAACGGTTTCCGTCTGGACGAGCAACGCCCGCAAACCGGCGAATTCACCACGACCTGGCAGCACTCCGACGAACTGTCTGCAGCGATGGCCAAGCGCCTGGACGCAGCCGGTGTCGCGTCTGACGGCGAAATCCGTGCTCGAGTGCGTATCGAGCCGGGCGTGCAGCGCAATACCAGTGAAATCTACGTAGTCACCGCCGAGCGTCCTGCCGGTAGCACCGCCGACGTGGCCTTCACCAACCGTTCGGTCAACACTGGCCTGGACGCGGCACTGGTCGACGACATGCTCGCGAGCATGAGCCGTATCTCGGAGAAGGGCGGTTCGGTCTCCATGCTGGCCTCCCGTGATTTCGATACGCCTAACCGTGTCAGCCTGAGCGAAGACGGCAGCGGCAACCCCGTGCTGAACGTCGGTTCGGACCTGGATCGTGCCTGGTCGAGCGTCGGTCGTGCGCTGGAACAGGGCGAATGGCGCGTTGAAGACATCAACCGTAGCCTGGGCCTGTACTACATCAACCTGGCGGAAAAAGCCGAGAAGAAGGACGACAAGCCAGGTTTCTTCAGCAGCCTGTTTGGCAGTACGCCGAACAAGGAAGAAGTTGAAGCCCGTGCCGAGCGTTATCAGGTTCGCCTGAGCAAGGTAGGCGAGAGCGTTCAGGTCACCGTCGAGAAAAACATCAATACCGTGGCGCCGGCTGACGTGGCGCGCAAAGTGTTGAGCGTGATTCAGGACAACCTGGGCTGA
- the dapA gene encoding 4-hydroxy-tetrahydrodipicolinate synthase, translated as MIAGSMVALVTPMDAQGRLDWDSLSKLVDFHLQNGTHAIVAVGTTGESATLDVSEHIEVIRRVVKQVNGRIPVIAGTGANSTREAIELTTNAKTAGADACLLVTPYYNKPTQEGLYQHFKAIAEAVDIPQILYNVPGRTACDMQTETVIRLSTVKNIIGIKEATGDLSRAKAIIDGVSKDFLVLSGDDATAVELILLGGKGNISVTANVAPREMADLCIAALNGEADKARAIHEKLMPLNKTLFIESNPIPVKWALHEMGLMPDGIRLPLTWLSAECHEPLRQAMRQSGVLV; from the coding sequence ATGATTGCGGGCAGTATGGTGGCACTGGTCACACCTATGGATGCACAGGGTCGTCTCGACTGGGACAGCCTGAGCAAACTGGTGGACTTTCACCTGCAAAACGGCACCCACGCCATCGTGGCGGTCGGCACTACAGGTGAATCGGCGACTCTTGATGTGAGCGAACACATTGAAGTCATCCGTCGCGTAGTGAAGCAGGTCAATGGCCGCATTCCGGTGATCGCCGGTACCGGCGCCAACTCGACTCGCGAAGCCATCGAACTGACCACCAACGCGAAGACTGCCGGCGCCGATGCTTGCCTGCTGGTCACGCCGTATTACAACAAGCCGACCCAGGAAGGCCTGTACCAGCACTTCAAGGCAATCGCCGAAGCTGTCGACATCCCGCAGATCCTCTACAACGTGCCAGGTCGCACTGCTTGCGACATGCAGACCGAGACCGTGATCCGTCTGTCGACAGTTAAAAACATCATCGGCATCAAGGAAGCCACTGGCGACCTGAGCCGCGCGAAGGCCATCATCGACGGCGTCAGCAAGGATTTCCTGGTGCTTTCCGGTGACGACGCCACTGCTGTCGAGCTGATCCTGCTTGGCGGCAAAGGCAACATTTCGGTCACTGCCAACGTCGCTCCGCGCGAAATGGCAGACCTGTGCATCGCCGCGCTGAATGGTGAAGCCGACAAGGCCCGCGCCATTCACGAAAAGCTGATGCCGCTCAATAAAACCCTGTTTATCGAATCCAACCCTATTCCCGTGAAATGGGCGCTGCATGAAATGGGCTTGATGCCGGACGGTATCCGTCTGCCGCTCACCTGGCTCAGCGCCGAATGTCACGAACCGCTGCGACAGGCCATGCGCCAGTCCGGCGTCCTGGTTTAA
- a CDS encoding glycine cleavage system protein R, protein MSTPTVREQFLVISALGANPMELTNVLCRASHENRCAVVTSRLTRHGECSALVLEISGSWDALARLEGSLPVLAKRHAFTVNVVRSAALENRPQALPYVAYVSSAYRSDIINELCQFFMDHNVELENLTCDTYQAPQTGGTMLNATFTVTLPAGVQISWLRDQFLDFADALNLDALIEPWRPQNPM, encoded by the coding sequence ATGTCCACCCCCACAGTTCGCGAACAATTCCTTGTCATCAGTGCCCTCGGCGCCAACCCCATGGAGCTGACTAACGTCCTGTGCCGCGCCAGCCATGAAAATCGCTGCGCCGTGGTTACTTCTCGCCTGACGCGTCATGGCGAGTGCAGTGCGCTGGTCCTCGAAATCTCCGGCAGCTGGGACGCCCTGGCGCGCCTCGAAGGCAGCCTGCCGGTATTGGCAAAGCGGCACGCGTTCACCGTCAACGTGGTGCGCAGCGCCGCCCTGGAGAACCGTCCACAGGCCCTGCCTTATGTGGCCTATGTCAGCTCGGCCTACCGTTCGGACATCATCAACGAACTGTGCCAGTTCTTCATGGACCACAACGTCGAGCTGGAGAACCTGACCTGCGATACCTATCAGGCTCCGCAAACCGGCGGCACTATGCTCAATGCCACGTTTACCGTGACCTTGCCTGCCGGTGTGCAAATCAGCTGGTTGCGCGATCAGTTCCTGGACTTCGCCGACGCGCTGAACCTGGACGCCCTGATTGAACCCTGGCGCCCACAGAACCCAATGTAA
- a CDS encoding peroxiredoxin — MAVAIDQPVADFEAPATSGQTVSLASLKGKQVVIYFYPKDSTPGCTTQGQGFRDQLDAFKAANTEVFGVSRDSLKSHENFKAKQAFTFELISDKEEALCHLFDVIKLKKLYGKEYMGVDRSTFLIDKDGVLRQEWRGVKVPGHVDAVLAAAQALNKA, encoded by the coding sequence ATGGCCGTTGCCATCGACCAACCGGTTGCCGATTTCGAAGCACCCGCCACCAGCGGGCAGACCGTCAGCCTCGCGAGCCTCAAAGGCAAGCAAGTGGTGATCTATTTCTATCCGAAGGACAGCACGCCGGGCTGCACTACACAGGGTCAGGGCTTTCGCGATCAATTGGACGCTTTTAAGGCAGCCAACACCGAGGTTTTCGGTGTGTCGCGTGACAGCCTGAAATCCCACGAGAACTTCAAGGCCAAGCAGGCGTTCACCTTCGAGCTGATCAGCGACAAGGAAGAAGCACTTTGCCACCTGTTCGATGTGATCAAGCTGAAGAAGCTTTATGGCAAGGAATACATGGGCGTGGATCGCAGCACCTTCCTGATCGACAAGGATGGCGTATTGCGCCAGGAATGGCGTGGCGTGAAAGTGCCGGGGCATGTTGATGCTGTTTTGGCGGCGGCCCAGGCCTTGAATAAAGCTTAA
- a CDS encoding AI-2E family transporter codes for MFKVLRDWIQRYFSDEEAVVLAVLLFLAFTAVLTLGGMLAPVLAGMVLAYLMQGLVVTLERLRVPGGVAVGLVFALFMGLLLVFIVVVVPLLWHQLITLFNELPGMLAKWQSLLLLLPERYPHLVSDEQVLQAIEVARGEIGKFGQWALTFSLSSLPLLVNIMIYLVLVPILVFFFLKDRQMIGQWVRGYLPRERALITRVAHEMNRQIANYIRGKVIEIFICGGVTYIAFVVLELNYAALLALLVGVSVVVPYVGAVVVTVPVFLIALFQWGWSDQFIYLMAVYGIIQTLDGNVLVPLLFSEAVNLHPVAIICAVLLFGGLWGFWGVFFAIPLATLFKAVLDAWPRKEPMVAPLL; via the coding sequence ATGTTCAAAGTTTTACGCGACTGGATTCAGCGCTACTTCTCTGATGAAGAAGCCGTGGTTCTGGCAGTCCTGCTGTTCCTAGCGTTCACAGCCGTGCTTACGCTGGGCGGCATGCTGGCGCCAGTGTTGGCGGGGATGGTGCTGGCGTACCTGATGCAGGGGCTGGTGGTGACCCTCGAACGACTGCGGGTGCCTGGCGGAGTGGCGGTGGGGTTGGTCTTTGCCTTGTTCATGGGGCTGTTGCTGGTGTTCATCGTGGTCGTGGTGCCGTTGCTCTGGCATCAACTGATTACGTTATTCAACGAGTTGCCAGGCATGCTCGCTAAATGGCAGTCGCTGCTGCTGTTACTGCCTGAACGCTATCCGCATCTGGTTTCCGATGAGCAGGTTCTGCAGGCCATCGAAGTGGCGCGAGGCGAGATCGGCAAGTTCGGCCAATGGGCGCTGACGTTCTCGCTGTCGAGTTTGCCGCTGCTGGTGAACATCATGATTTATCTGGTGCTGGTGCCGATCCTGGTGTTTTTCTTCCTCAAGGATCGGCAAATGATCGGGCAGTGGGTGCGCGGTTATTTGCCCCGGGAGCGCGCCTTGATCACCCGTGTTGCCCATGAAATGAACCGGCAGATCGCCAATTACATCCGCGGCAAGGTCATCGAGATTTTCATCTGCGGTGGCGTGACGTATATCGCATTCGTCGTGTTGGAGCTCAACTACGCGGCGCTGCTGGCGTTGCTAGTCGGCGTGTCGGTGGTGGTGCCCTACGTCGGGGCGGTGGTGGTGACCGTGCCGGTGTTCCTGATTGCGCTATTCCAGTGGGGCTGGAGCGATCAGTTCATCTATTTGATGGCGGTCTACGGGATCATTCAGACGCTGGACGGTAACGTGCTGGTGCCGTTGCTGTTCTCGGAAGCAGTCAACCTGCACCCGGTGGCGATCATTTGTGCGGTGCTGTTGTTTGGCGGGTTGTGGGGTTTCTGGGGGGTGTTTTTTGCGATTCCCCTGGCGACTCTGTTCAAGGCTGTGCTTGATGCGTGGCCGCGCAAGGAACCGATGGTGGCGCCGTTGCTTTAG
- a CDS encoding sulfurtransferase TusA family protein — translation MTDAVAHDVELDASGLNCPLPLLKAKMELNRLASGAVLKVIATDAGSQRDFRTFARLAGHTLLREEDEAGIYRYWLKKA, via the coding sequence ATGACCGACGCCGTAGCCCATGACGTTGAATTGGACGCCAGTGGCCTGAATTGTCCGTTGCCGTTGCTCAAGGCGAAGATGGAACTCAATCGGCTGGCCAGTGGCGCGGTGCTCAAGGTCATCGCTACGGACGCTGGTTCGCAGCGTGACTTCCGCACCTTTGCCCGATTGGCCGGTCATACGCTGCTTCGCGAAGAAGATGAGGCGGGCATTTACCGTTACTGGTTGAAAAAAGCCTGA